One region of Priestia megaterium genomic DNA includes:
- the ppaX gene encoding pyrophosphatase PpaX, with translation MTINTVLFDLDGTLIDTNELIIASFTHTLNHYYPEQYTREDILQFMGPPLYDTFVEMDKTKVNEMIEMYRTHNLANHDLLVKEFEGVLETVKWLHEQNYKLGIVTTKQRNTVMMGLKLTKLDQFFDTIVAIEDVTNAKPHPEPVEKALNLLDAKPEEALMVGDNHHDIVSGQRAYTKTAGVAWSAKGRDHIASYNPDIILENMTDLIDILKGERQ, from the coding sequence ATGACGATTAATACGGTTTTGTTTGATTTAGACGGTACGTTAATTGATACAAATGAATTAATTATTGCTTCGTTTACTCATACGCTTAATCACTATTATCCTGAACAATACACTCGTGAAGATATTTTACAGTTCATGGGTCCGCCTTTATACGACACGTTTGTAGAAATGGATAAAACGAAAGTAAACGAAATGATTGAGATGTATCGCACGCATAATCTAGCCAATCATGATTTGCTTGTGAAAGAATTTGAAGGCGTACTTGAAACAGTTAAATGGCTGCACGAGCAGAATTATAAATTAGGTATTGTCACAACTAAGCAAAGAAATACGGTCATGATGGGGCTTAAGTTAACAAAGTTAGATCAGTTCTTTGATACGATTGTCGCAATTGAAGACGTAACAAATGCAAAGCCGCATCCTGAGCCGGTCGAAAAAGCGCTGAATCTGCTTGATGCTAAACCTGAAGAAGCGCTGATGGTAGGAGATAACCATCACGATATCGTTTCCGGCCAAAGAGCTTACACGAAAACAGCTGGAGTTGCTTGGAGTGCAAAAGGAAGAGATCATATCGCTTCTTATAACCCTGATATTATTTTAGAAAATATGACGGATTTAATTGATATATTAAAAGGAGAACGTCAGTGA
- the uvrA gene encoding excinuclease ABC subunit UvrA translates to MAMEKIVVKGARAHNLKNIDIEIPRDKLVVLTGLSGSGKSSLAFDTIYAEGQRRYVESLSAYARQFLGQMDKPDVDSIEGLSPAISIDQKTTSRNPRSTVGTVTEIYDYLRLLFARVGKPICPNHGIEITSQTIEQMVDRILEYPERTKLQVLAPVVSGRKGTHVKVLEDIKKEGYVRIRVDGEMREITEEIELEKNKKHSIEVVIDRVVVKEGVAARLSDSLESALRLGDGKVIIDVIGEEELLFSEHHACPKCGFSIGELEPRMFSFNSPYGACPTCDGLGTKLEVDKDLVIPNYDLTLHQHAIAPWEPTSSQYYPQLLEAVCTHYGIDMDVPVRDIPEHLFDKVLYGSGKEKIYFRYENDFGQVRENHIEFEGVLRNVERRYHETSSDYIREQMEKYMAQQACPKCKGNRLKRESLAVLIDEKHIGDTTRFSVKEAYDFFESLSLSEKDMKIADMILREIRERLSFLINVGLDYLTLNRSAGTLSGGEAQRIRLATQIGSRLTGVLYILDEPSIGLHQRDNDRLIRTMQDMRDIGNTLIVVEHDEDTMMAADYLIDIGPGAGVHGGAVVSQGTPQEVMDDENSLTGQYLSGEKFIPLPAERRSIDKDRMIEIIGAKENNLKNVKAKLPLGVFTAVTGVSGSGKSTLVNDILHKSLAQKLHKAKSKAGEHKEIKGIEHLDKVIDIDQSPIGRTPRSNPATYTGVFDDIRDVFAQTNEAKVRGYKKGRFSFNVKGGRCEACRGDGIIKIEMHFLPDVYVPCEVCHGKRYNRETLEVKYKDQNISDVLDMTVEDALHFFENIPKIKRKLQTIYDVGLGYITLGQPATTLSGGEAQRVKLASELHRRSTGRTLYILDEPTTGLHVDDIARLLKVLQRLVENGDTVLVIEHNLDVIKAADYLLDLGPEGGDKGGQIVATGTPEEVAKVKESYTGHYLKPILERDRKRMEKKVEKAEALTR, encoded by the coding sequence ATGGCGATGGAAAAAATCGTGGTAAAAGGTGCACGAGCCCACAATTTGAAAAATATCGATATTGAAATCCCGCGAGACAAATTAGTGGTATTAACAGGGTTGTCAGGTTCTGGTAAATCTTCTTTAGCTTTCGATACAATCTATGCTGAAGGACAAAGACGTTATGTCGAGTCACTTTCGGCGTATGCAAGACAGTTTTTAGGTCAAATGGATAAGCCAGATGTAGATTCGATCGAAGGATTGTCGCCTGCTATTTCAATCGATCAAAAAACAACGAGCCGAAACCCTCGTTCAACCGTCGGAACTGTGACCGAAATCTATGACTATTTGCGCCTTTTGTTTGCTCGTGTAGGAAAGCCGATTTGTCCTAATCATGGAATTGAAATTACGTCTCAAACGATTGAGCAAATGGTAGATAGAATTTTAGAGTACCCTGAACGTACAAAACTTCAAGTACTGGCCCCTGTGGTATCTGGCCGAAAAGGCACCCATGTAAAAGTATTAGAAGATATTAAAAAGGAAGGGTACGTTCGCATTCGAGTAGACGGAGAAATGCGTGAAATAACAGAAGAAATTGAACTGGAAAAAAACAAAAAGCACTCCATTGAAGTAGTGATTGATCGCGTTGTTGTCAAAGAAGGTGTAGCCGCTCGTTTGTCGGACTCTTTGGAATCAGCTCTTCGCCTTGGAGATGGGAAAGTAATTATTGATGTAATAGGTGAGGAAGAATTACTTTTTAGCGAGCATCATGCTTGTCCAAAATGTGGCTTCTCCATTGGAGAACTTGAGCCCCGCATGTTTTCATTTAATAGTCCGTACGGGGCGTGTCCAACGTGTGACGGTTTAGGAACGAAATTGGAAGTGGATAAAGATTTAGTGATTCCTAACTATGACTTAACACTTCATCAGCACGCAATTGCACCTTGGGAGCCAACAAGTTCTCAATACTATCCGCAGCTGCTTGAAGCCGTATGTACACATTACGGCATCGACATGGATGTGCCGGTTCGAGATATCCCGGAACATTTATTTGATAAAGTATTATATGGCAGCGGTAAAGAAAAAATTTATTTTCGCTATGAAAATGATTTTGGCCAAGTAAGAGAAAATCATATCGAATTTGAAGGTGTGCTTCGGAACGTAGAACGCCGTTATCATGAAACAAGTTCTGATTATATCCGTGAGCAAATGGAAAAATACATGGCTCAGCAAGCTTGTCCAAAATGTAAAGGAAATCGTTTAAAACGCGAAAGCTTAGCGGTGCTTATTGACGAAAAGCATATAGGAGATACAACACGCTTTTCAGTAAAAGAAGCATATGACTTTTTTGAAAGTCTCAGTTTATCTGAAAAAGACATGAAGATTGCGGATATGATACTGCGTGAAATTCGTGAGCGTCTAAGCTTTCTCATTAACGTGGGACTTGATTACTTAACATTGAACCGCTCTGCTGGAACTCTTTCAGGAGGGGAAGCGCAGCGCATTCGCTTGGCTACTCAAATCGGTTCTCGTTTGACGGGGGTTCTTTATATTTTAGATGAACCTTCTATCGGTCTTCATCAACGTGACAACGATCGCTTAATTCGCACAATGCAAGACATGCGCGATATTGGAAATACGTTGATTGTTGTAGAGCATGATGAAGATACGATGATGGCAGCTGATTATTTAATTGATATCGGACCAGGAGCCGGCGTACACGGGGGTGCCGTTGTTTCTCAAGGCACGCCTCAGGAAGTGATGGATGATGAAAATTCCTTAACGGGTCAATATCTATCAGGAGAGAAGTTTATTCCACTTCCAGCCGAAAGACGTTCGATAGATAAAGATCGGATGATTGAAATTATAGGAGCAAAAGAAAACAATTTAAAAAATGTAAAAGCAAAGCTTCCGTTAGGTGTATTCACAGCTGTTACAGGTGTATCTGGATCAGGTAAGAGTACGCTTGTAAATGATATCCTTCACAAATCATTGGCGCAAAAGCTGCATAAAGCAAAAAGCAAAGCAGGAGAACATAAAGAAATCAAAGGCATTGAACATTTAGATAAAGTCATTGATATTGATCAGTCTCCCATAGGCCGTACGCCTCGTTCAAACCCTGCAACCTATACAGGTGTATTTGATGACATTCGAGATGTATTTGCCCAAACAAACGAAGCAAAAGTGCGCGGATATAAAAAAGGCCGCTTTAGCTTTAACGTGAAAGGCGGCCGATGTGAAGCTTGTCGAGGAGACGGTATTATTAAAATCGAAATGCATTTCCTGCCAGATGTATACGTTCCTTGCGAAGTCTGCCACGGCAAACGATATAACCGGGAAACTTTAGAAGTAAAATACAAAGATCAAAACATTTCAGATGTGTTGGATATGACAGTTGAAGACGCGCTTCACTTCTTTGAAAACATTCCAAAGATTAAGCGGAAGCTGCAGACCATTTACGATGTAGGACTTGGCTATATCACGCTTGGACAGCCGGCCACTACTTTATCGGGTGGAGAGGCCCAGCGTGTAAAGTTAGCTTCAGAGCTTCACCGTCGCTCAACAGGAAGAACGCTGTACATTTTAGACGAACCGACTACCGGTCTTCATGTCGATGATATCGCACGTTTATTAAAAGTGCTTCAGCGTTTAGTTGAAAATGGAGATACAGTTCTAGTGATCGAACATAATTTAGACGTGATCAAAGCAGCTGATTATCTACTTGATTTAGGGCCTGAAGGTGGAGATAAAGGCGGACAAATTGTGGCTACGGGTACGCCAGAAGAAGTGGCGAAAGTAAAAGAATCCTATACGGGCCATTATTTGAAGCCAATTTTAGAACGTGACCGTAAGCGTATGGAGAAAAAAGTTGAAAAAGCAGAGGCATTAACTCGTTAA
- a CDS encoding acyltransferase, whose translation MRKTTRYPVKGANSLWHVYKTVPFWKVVRNFLIIQCARYTPFLSMKNWLYKACLGMKVGPQTSFALMVMLDIMFPEKIQVGRNTVIGYNTTILAHEYLITEYRLGDVIIGDEVMIGANSTILPGVTIGNEAVVAAGTVVHKDVAPGFFVGGNPMRVIYTKEEMEKRREAEPKATT comes from the coding sequence GTGAGAAAAACAACGCGCTATCCGGTTAAAGGAGCTAACTCCCTTTGGCATGTCTATAAGACCGTGCCTTTTTGGAAAGTAGTGCGCAACTTCCTCATCATTCAATGCGCTCGTTATACGCCTTTTCTTTCGATGAAAAACTGGCTGTATAAAGCGTGCTTAGGGATGAAAGTAGGACCTCAAACATCCTTTGCCCTTATGGTGATGCTTGATATTATGTTTCCTGAAAAAATACAAGTAGGACGCAATACGGTCATTGGATACAATACCACTATTCTCGCTCATGAATATCTGATAACGGAATATCGTCTTGGAGATGTCATCATTGGGGATGAAGTGATGATTGGAGCAAATAGCACCATCCTTCCAGGTGTAACAATCGGCAACGAAGCGGTTGTAGCGGCTGGAACGGTGGTTCATAAAGATGTAGCACCCGGTTTCTTTGTTGGAGGTAACCCTATGCGTGTCATCTATACAAAAGAAGAAATGGAAAAGCGCAGGGAAGCAGAACCTAAAGCCACAACTTAG
- the lgt gene encoding prolipoprotein diacylglyceryl transferase, with protein MEATIQPLDRVFLEIGPLTVYWYGVIIGAGVLLGLYIATRESVRRGLSKDTFVDLILFAVPIAIICARIYYVSFEWGYYSKHLNEIPQIWQGGIAIHGGLIGGVLTAIVYSKVKKISFWKLADIAAPSLILGQAIGRWGNFMNQEAHGGPVTRAFLEGLHLPNFIINQMYINGTYYHPTFLYESLWDFAGFILLMVLRRTSLRKGEIFLSYLIWYSVGRFFVEGLRTDSLMLTHTLRIAQVVSLALIVIAIILIIIRRVTGMSKQKYLENEEAQSKA; from the coding sequence GTGGAAGCAACTATTCAGCCGTTAGATCGCGTTTTCCTTGAAATTGGCCCTCTAACGGTCTACTGGTATGGTGTCATTATCGGTGCAGGTGTTCTGTTGGGTCTTTATATTGCGACAAGAGAAAGCGTAAGAAGAGGCTTATCAAAAGATACATTTGTTGATCTTATTCTATTTGCTGTGCCAATAGCTATTATTTGTGCACGAATTTATTATGTATCCTTTGAATGGGGATACTATTCAAAGCATTTGAACGAAATACCTCAGATTTGGCAAGGCGGGATCGCCATTCATGGTGGCTTAATCGGAGGCGTATTAACTGCCATTGTGTATTCGAAAGTAAAAAAGATTTCATTTTGGAAGTTGGCTGATATTGCTGCGCCTAGTTTAATCCTTGGCCAAGCCATTGGGCGCTGGGGCAACTTTATGAATCAAGAGGCACATGGGGGGCCGGTTACCCGTGCTTTTTTAGAAGGGTTGCACCTTCCAAATTTTATTATTAACCAAATGTATATTAATGGTACATATTATCACCCTACGTTTTTATACGAATCATTATGGGATTTTGCCGGATTTATCCTGTTGATGGTACTTCGCCGCACCAGTCTGCGAAAAGGAGAAATTTTCTTATCTTATTTAATCTGGTACTCAGTTGGACGCTTCTTTGTAGAAGGGCTTCGCACGGATAGTTTAATGCTGACGCATACACTCAGAATCGCTCAAGTTGTTTCACTTGCACTGATTGTCATCGCCATTATTTTAATTATTATCCGCCGCGTGACGGGAATGAGTAAACAGAAATACTTAGAGAATGAAGAAGCACAATCTAAGGCGTAA
- the hprK gene encoding HPr(Ser) kinase/phosphatase, whose amino-acid sequence MVKVRTKDIIEKFKLELISGEEGIDRPISTSDISRPGIEMAGYFTYYPAERIQLLGKTELSFFKQLDEEQKKVRMEKMCTDITPAIIVSREMDVPKELIEASERESVPVLRSSFKTTRLSSHLTNFLESRLAPTTALHGVLVDIYGIGVLIMGKSGVGKSETALELVKRGHRLVADDCVEIRQEDQDTLVGNAPGLIEHLLEIRGLGIINVMTLFGAGAVRSYKRISLVIQLETWDQQKHYDRLGLEEDKMKIIDTDVTKITLPVRPGRNLAVIIEVAAMNFRLKRMGINAAEQFSARLTDVIEEGDREDL is encoded by the coding sequence GTGGTTAAAGTACGTACAAAAGACATCATTGAGAAATTTAAATTAGAGCTTATTAGCGGAGAAGAAGGAATCGACCGCCCTATTTCAACAAGTGATATTTCACGTCCAGGTATTGAAATGGCAGGTTATTTTACATACTACCCAGCAGAACGTATCCAGCTGTTAGGTAAAACAGAACTATCATTTTTTAAACAGTTAGATGAGGAACAAAAAAAAGTTCGAATGGAAAAAATGTGTACAGATATCACGCCGGCTATCATTGTTTCCCGCGAAATGGATGTACCGAAAGAACTTATCGAAGCTTCAGAGCGTGAATCAGTTCCCGTGCTGCGTTCAAGCTTTAAAACAACGCGACTTTCCAGCCATTTAACGAATTTTCTTGAAAGCAGGCTAGCACCTACGACTGCCCTGCACGGCGTATTAGTTGATATATACGGAATTGGTGTATTAATCATGGGAAAAAGCGGCGTTGGTAAAAGTGAAACAGCTCTAGAGCTTGTTAAGAGGGGTCATCGTCTAGTAGCCGATGACTGTGTGGAAATCCGTCAAGAAGATCAAGACACCCTTGTAGGAAATGCGCCTGGTTTAATCGAGCATTTGCTTGAAATTCGAGGACTAGGGATCATCAATGTGATGACGCTATTCGGCGCAGGAGCTGTACGAAGCTATAAGCGAATTTCACTTGTTATTCAGTTAGAGACATGGGATCAGCAGAAACATTATGATCGCCTTGGTTTAGAAGAAGATAAAATGAAAATTATTGATACAGACGTTACAAAAATTACATTGCCAGTACGTCCGGGACGAAACTTAGCTGTTATCATTGAAGTGGCAGCAATGAACTTCCGCTTAAAGCGTATGGGTATTAACGCAGCAGAACAATTTTCTGCACGTCTAACAGATGTAATTGAAGAAGGAGACCGTGAAGATTTATAA
- a CDS encoding PspC domain-containing protein — MRKLYRSRTNRKLAGVIGGISQYIGIDASLLRVLFIISLFFTVGTPVILYMIFVFLVPNEEGDF, encoded by the coding sequence GTGCGAAAGTTGTATCGTTCGCGAACAAATCGCAAGCTTGCGGGTGTTATCGGCGGTATTTCTCAGTATATCGGAATAGATGCTTCACTACTCCGCGTATTGTTTATCATCAGTTTATTTTTTACAGTAGGTACTCCGGTCATTTTATATATGATTTTTGTGTTTTTAGTTCCAAATGAAGAAGGAGATTTCTAA
- the uvrB gene encoding excinuclease ABC subunit UvrB, with product MKDQFELVSPYQPQGDQPKAIEKIVKGIKEGKQHQVLLGATGTGKTFTMSNVIKEINKPTLIMAHNKTLAGQLYSEFKEFFPNNAVEYFVSYYDYYQPEAYVPQTDTFIEKDASINDEIDKLRHSATSALFERKDVIIIASVSCIYGLGSPEEYKEMVVSLRVGMEKERNQLLRTLVDVQYERNDIDFKRGTFRVRGDVVEIFPVSRDEHCIRVEFFGDEIDRIREVDALTGEIIGDREHVAIFPASHFVTREEKMRVAIQNIEKELEEQLEKLKEAGKLLEAQRLEQRTRYDLEMMREMGFCSGIENYSRHLTLRPAGSTPYTLLDFFPEDFLLVVDESHVTIPQVRGMYNGDQARKQVLVDHGFRLPSALDNRPLKFDEFEQHIKQIVHVSATPGPYELEKAPEVIEQIIRPTGLLDPNIEVRPIEGQIDDLIGEIHDRIKRNERVLVTTLTKKMSEDLTNYLKEIGIKVQYLHSEVKTLERIEIIRELRLGKYDVLIGINLLREGLDIPEVSLVTILDADKEGFLRSERSLIQTIGRAARNANGHVIMYADRITNSMDIAINETKRRRSIQEAYNEEHGITPTTIQKEVRGSIRATVVAEDTETYEEAPAFDKLNKKEKAKLVEEMEQEMKEAAKALNFERAAELRDLILELKAEG from the coding sequence TTGAAAGATCAGTTTGAATTAGTATCCCCATATCAACCGCAAGGTGATCAGCCAAAGGCAATTGAAAAGATTGTGAAAGGAATTAAAGAAGGTAAGCAGCATCAAGTATTATTAGGTGCTACAGGAACGGGAAAAACCTTCACTATGTCTAATGTTATTAAGGAAATAAATAAGCCGACATTAATAATGGCTCATAACAAAACGCTTGCTGGTCAATTGTACAGTGAGTTTAAAGAGTTTTTTCCTAATAATGCAGTCGAATACTTTGTCAGTTACTATGATTACTATCAGCCTGAAGCTTATGTACCTCAAACAGATACATTTATTGAAAAAGATGCAAGCATTAATGACGAGATTGATAAACTTCGTCACTCGGCAACTTCTGCTCTTTTTGAACGAAAAGATGTCATTATTATTGCCAGCGTATCCTGTATTTATGGATTAGGGTCTCCGGAAGAATACAAAGAAATGGTCGTATCTCTTCGAGTAGGAATGGAAAAAGAACGCAATCAGCTGCTTCGTACGCTAGTGGATGTACAGTACGAAAGAAACGATATTGACTTCAAGCGCGGAACGTTCCGCGTTCGCGGTGATGTTGTTGAGATTTTTCCTGTGTCTCGAGATGAACACTGTATTCGCGTGGAATTTTTCGGGGATGAAATTGACCGCATTCGCGAAGTCGACGCCTTAACAGGAGAAATTATTGGAGATCGTGAACACGTGGCTATCTTCCCGGCATCTCACTTCGTCACGAGGGAAGAAAAAATGCGTGTGGCCATTCAAAACATTGAAAAAGAACTAGAAGAACAGCTAGAGAAGTTAAAAGAAGCAGGAAAGCTTTTAGAAGCGCAGCGCTTGGAGCAGCGCACTCGCTACGATCTAGAAATGATGAGAGAAATGGGATTTTGTTCAGGAATCGAGAATTATTCTCGTCATTTAACGCTTCGTCCGGCTGGTTCTACACCTTATACACTGCTGGATTTCTTCCCGGAAGATTTCCTTCTTGTGGTGGATGAATCCCACGTTACCATTCCTCAAGTTAGAGGAATGTATAATGGAGACCAAGCGCGTAAACAAGTGTTGGTGGACCATGGTTTCCGCTTGCCGTCTGCATTAGATAACCGTCCGCTTAAATTTGATGAATTTGAACAGCATATTAAACAAATCGTCCATGTTTCAGCAACACCAGGTCCTTACGAACTTGAGAAGGCGCCTGAGGTGATTGAACAAATTATCCGTCCAACGGGATTATTAGATCCAAATATTGAAGTTCGACCAATTGAAGGGCAGATTGATGATTTAATTGGAGAAATTCACGACCGGATTAAGCGAAATGAACGAGTGCTCGTCACGACGTTAACAAAGAAAATGTCTGAGGATTTAACGAACTACTTAAAAGAAATTGGCATTAAAGTTCAATATCTTCACTCTGAGGTGAAGACGCTCGAGCGTATTGAAATTATCCGAGAGCTGCGGCTTGGAAAATATGATGTGCTCATAGGGATTAACTTACTCCGTGAAGGTTTAGATATTCCAGAAGTTTCGTTAGTAACCATATTAGATGCGGACAAAGAAGGATTCTTGCGTTCAGAACGATCGCTTATTCAAACCATCGGACGTGCTGCGCGAAATGCTAATGGACATGTCATTATGTATGCAGATCGCATCACAAACTCCATGGACATTGCTATCAATGAGACCAAGCGTCGTAGAAGTATTCAAGAAGCTTACAACGAAGAGCATGGTATCACACCGACAACGATTCAAAAAGAAGTTCGAGGCTCAATTCGTGCAACAGTAGTAGCAGAAGATACAGAAACGTATGAAGAAGCACCGGCATTTGATAAACTCAATAAAAAAGAAAAAGCAAAGCTCGTAGAAGAAATGGAACAAGAAATGAAAGAAGCAGCCAAAGCGCTTAACTTTGAACGCGCAGCTGAGCTTCGTGACTTGATTCTAGAATTAAAAGCGGAAGGGTGA
- a CDS encoding phage holin family protein, producing the protein MLLRGIISILINALVLIVIAGYIDTFHLESVSAAIIASLILSILNVFVKPILILLTLPVTFLTLGLFLFVINAITLMITQSVMGDSFNIDGFGTALLASVIMSLLNALIQRVIVEPLQNRR; encoded by the coding sequence ATGTTATTGCGTGGAATCATTAGTATTTTAATCAATGCCCTCGTATTAATCGTAATCGCAGGTTATATTGACACCTTTCACTTGGAATCGGTCAGTGCAGCTATTATCGCGAGCTTAATTCTATCGATTTTGAATGTGTTTGTTAAGCCGATTTTAATTTTACTTACCCTGCCGGTGACATTTCTTACGCTTGGCCTATTCTTATTCGTCATTAATGCCATTACGCTGATGATTACACAAAGTGTTATGGGAGATTCTTTTAATATTGACGGGTTTGGTACAGCGCTTTTAGCCTCGGTAATTATGTCGCTTCTAAATGCGCTTATTCAACGAGTGATTGTTGAACCGCTTCAAAATAGAAGATAA
- a CDS encoding DUF4097 family beta strand repeat-containing protein, producing the protein MSEKRKQILQMVEEGKLSVDEALTLLNSLEKDSANDSYYATPDKAELSPYVGGKQKKTYASKSSQSSLKEKLFTFVDQTVKKVKEGDLDFNFGPSIDVQHIFQQSEAYIQEIDVDLANGSVQLRPWGSTEVRIECEAAIYKVENSDEARRTFLQHTAFSIENGKLRFAIQQKQMKVKAIIYIPEMEYERVKLRMFNGSIDGERLSVRDLKAKTANGTIRFYDVNSHSLEMETSNGHMELSRILASKCELETINGTVKFDGDTKKIDVQTFNGDIDTYLKGERIEKAFFKTTTGSITLYTPSHLSVDGDLKSNFGNFTCTLPEMEIVDEKKETVMKQLRFKANVASPKGYKLLAESKTGSIVIK; encoded by the coding sequence ATGAGTGAAAAGCGCAAACAAATTTTACAGATGGTAGAAGAAGGGAAACTTAGCGTAGATGAGGCTTTAACCCTGCTGAATTCACTGGAAAAAGACTCAGCTAATGACTCTTACTATGCTACGCCTGATAAAGCTGAGCTATCCCCTTATGTAGGAGGAAAACAGAAAAAAACGTACGCTTCTAAGTCATCTCAAAGCTCTTTAAAGGAAAAATTATTTACATTTGTAGATCAAACGGTAAAAAAAGTAAAAGAAGGAGATTTAGATTTTAACTTTGGTCCTTCGATTGACGTTCAGCACATCTTTCAGCAATCAGAAGCATATATTCAAGAGATTGACGTAGATTTAGCAAATGGAAGCGTTCAACTCCGACCTTGGGGAAGTACAGAAGTACGAATAGAGTGTGAAGCTGCTATCTACAAAGTAGAGAATTCGGATGAAGCGCGCCGCACTTTCTTGCAGCATACCGCATTTTCCATCGAAAATGGCAAACTGCGCTTTGCAATTCAGCAAAAGCAAATGAAGGTGAAAGCGATTATTTATATTCCAGAAATGGAATATGAACGCGTCAAGCTCCGTATGTTTAATGGTTCAATCGATGGGGAAAGACTAAGCGTACGAGACCTAAAAGCCAAAACAGCTAATGGCACCATCCGCTTTTACGATGTGAATAGCCATTCTCTTGAAATGGAGACATCAAACGGGCATATGGAACTTTCTCGAATACTCGCTTCGAAATGTGAGCTTGAAACAATCAATGGAACGGTTAAATTTGATGGAGATACAAAAAAGATTGATGTTCAGACATTTAACGGGGATATTGATACGTATTTAAAAGGAGAGCGCATTGAAAAAGCATTTTTCAAAACGACTACAGGAAGCATTACGCTCTATACGCCGTCCCACCTCTCCGTTGATGGAGATTTGAAATCTAACTTTGGGAATTTTACGTGTACACTTCCTGAGATGGAAATAGTAGATGAGAAAAAAGAAACGGTGATGAAACAACTTCGTTTCAAAGCAAATGTCGCTTCGCCGAAAGGCTATAAATTGTTAGCTGAATCCAAAACGGGCTCAATTGTTATAAAATAG